Below is a genomic region from Mesorhizobium sp. NZP2298.
AAGCCGACCCTCATCCATGTCGTTCGGGTCGATCTCGACGCTGAGGCTGGCATCGTCGAGGAAGTCGAATTGATCCCGCAGCGCTCTTCCGAGCACGAGGATGTCGTCGGGCTTGAGCATTGTCGGGGAACCGCCGCCGAAATGAACGGCGCGAACCCTGCCCCGCCCCCTCACAAGGCCGCCGACCGTTTCGATCTCCTTGTGGAGTGAGCGCAGGAAGGTGGCCACAGGCGCATAGTGACGCGTCTGCTTGGTATGGCAGGCGCAGAACCAGCACAGCCGGTCGCAATAGGGGATATGCAGATACAGCGATATCTCGTCATCGCCGTCGAGCGCGTCCATCCACCCGCGAACCGTGACCGCATCGACGCCCGGATGAAAGTGCGGCGCCGTCGGATAGCTCGTGTAACGCGGCACGTTGTCGACAAGGCCCACGGGAGGTGTTGGGCTCAGGGCCGGGGTTGGGCACGGGGAATGGATGGCGGCGGCGGGAGGGGTCATGATGGTCAGACTGCCTGAACCACGCCGGCAAAACCTTGATCTCGATCAAGGCGACTCAGGTCACAACGGGCGCAAATTGCCGTCCCTATTGATCACGGGCGTTGCAATGGCCGCCAGACAGGATGCTCGACAAGCTGATGTTCCCGCAATTTGCAAATCCTGCGAAGCGCGGCAGGGCGGGTTATGCGGCGCGCTCAATGCCCGCCAACTTGCCGAGCTGGCCAAAGCCTCGTCCAGGCATGAGGTTTTGGCAGGGACGGAACTGCACGACGAGGGAACCTACTCGAACCTGTTGTCCGGCGTGGTCAAGCTCACGAGAAATCTTTCCGATGGTCGTCAGCAGATTGTCGGGTTCCATTTCGCGCCCGATTTTCTGGGCAGGCCGTTCGAGGCGAAAAGGCCGATCAAGGCCGAAGCCTTGACGAATGTGGCGCTATGTTCGTTTCCAAGAACGATCATCGATCGAATGACAAGCGAGGAGCCGGAACTTGGACGCCTGCTGCTGAGGCGTGCGCTGAACGAACTGGACGAAGCGCGCGACTGGATGGCGGCACTGGGGCGCAAGACCGCCTCCGAAAAGGTCGCAAGCTTCCTTCTTATGTTCGCCAGAAACATCGACCCGTCCAAACACCCAGCAGACCCTATCAGCTTCGATCTGCCGCTGACACGCGGGGAGATCGCCGATTTTCTCGGCCTGACGATCGAGACGGTAAGTCGAGAATTCTCCAGGTTGCGAGTGGACGGCGCGATCCGGATCGCAAACAAGCGACACATAAGCCTCGCAAGCACAGCTCGGATCGAGGAACGCTGCGGCAACTAGCCCGCTGCCGAACCGTCGTCCAGCTTTGACCTTTCCAAAGGTCGTTTCATCGGCGCTTCCTGCCTGGTCACGTCACTGCCAGAGCTACGCTCCCGGTCGCCGTAAATCCTCCCCGTACAAAAGCTCTCCGCGTTTGACCTGGATCAAGGCCCGGCAGCGGAAAATCCCGAAATGGTGCCGCGAGCGGGCATTTCCGCCGGAACTTTCGAGACGCGATCGGGGACTTGCGATGAAATTTGGCACGGAGATCGTCCTTTTAAGCCTGTTTGCTTTTGGTGCCCTCGTGGCCGCCGGCTTCGGCGTGGATGTCCCTTTTCGCCAGCACATGTGGGTCTTGTTCTTCGCCGTGGCCGGCTTCACAGCGATCCTGCTGCGCAATACGGATTTCAAGCCCGCGGCGCCGATCGACCCCTCCGCCTACATGGATGGTCCGATCCGCTACGGAGCCATCGCAACGGTGTTCTGGGGTGTCGTCGGCATGCTGGTCGGCGTGATCATCGCGCTGCAGCTTGCATACCCTCACCTCAACATCGAGCCCTGGTTCAATTTCGGTCGGTTGCGGCCGGTCCATACCTCCGGCGTGGTCTTTGCCTTTGGCGGCAACGCGCTGATTTGCACCTCGCTTTACGTCGTCCAACGCACCTGCCGAGCACGCCTTTTCGGCGGCAATCTCGCCTGGTTCGTCTTCTGGGGATATCAGCTTTTCATCGTCATGGCCGCGACCGGCTATCTGCTCGGCATCACCGAAAGCCGCGAATATGCCGAGCCGGAATGGTATGTCGACATCTGGCTGACGGTCGTGTGGGTCGCGTACCTGATCCTGTTCCTCGGCACCATCCTGAAGCGCAAGGAACCGCATATCTACGTCGCCAACTGGTTCTATCTCGCCTTCATCGTCACCATCGCGATGCTCCATGTCGTCAACAATCTGTCGATGCCGGCATCATTGCTGGGATCGAAGAGCTACTCGGCCTTCTCCGGCGTTCAGGACGCACTTACCCAGTGGTGGTATGGCCACAACGCGGTCGGCTTCTTCCTCACCGCCGGTTTCCTGGGCATGATGTATTATTTCGTGCCCAAGCAGGTTAATCGGCCGGTCTATTCCTACCGCCTTTCGATCATCCACTTCTGGGCACTGATCTTCCTGTACATCTGGGCGGGCCCGCATCATCTTCATTACACCGCCCTGCCCGATTGGGCGCAGACGCTGGGCATGGTGTTCTCGATCATGCTGTGGATGCCTTCCTGGGGCGGCATGATCAACGGCCTCATGACCCTCTCCGGGGCCTGGGACAAGATCCGCACTGATCCCATTGTCCGCATGATGGTTGCGGCCATCGCCTTCTACGGCATGTCGACCTTCGAAGGCCCGATGATGTCGATCAAGACGGTCAACTCGCTCTCGCACTACACGGATTGGACAATCGGCCACGTCCATTCGGGCGCGCTCGGCTGGGTCGGCCTTATCACCTTCGGCGCGATCTACCACATGGTGCCCAAGCTCTGGAACCGCGAGCGGCTCTATTCGCTGCGGCTTGTCACCTGGCACTTCTGGCTGGCGACGCTCGGCATCGTTGTCTACGCGGCAGTGATGTGGGTGTCGGGCATCATGCAGGGACTCATGTGGCGCGAGTACGACGAGCAGGGGTTCCTCGTCTACTCCTTCGCCGAGACCGTCGCTGCCATGCATCCCTACTACGTCATGCGCGCCGCGGGCGGCGCCATGTACCTCGCCGGCATGCTGGTCATGGCCTGGAACGTCACCATGACCATCCGTGGCTACCAGCGCGAAGAGCAGCCTTTGCCCGGTTCCGCCCCCGTCCTCCAGCCTGCCGAATAAGGAGCCAGATATGGGCCTGATGGATAAACACGCGCTGATCGAGAAGAACGCCACGCTGCTTCTTGTCGGATCCCTGCTGGTTGTGACGGTCGGCGGTATCGTCGAGATCGCGCCTCTGTTCTATCTCGACAATACGATCGAGAAGGTCGATGGCATGCGGCCCTACTCGCCGCTCGAACTCGCGGGCCGCAACATCTATGTGCGCGAGGGATGCTACCTCTGCCACAGCCAGATGATCAGGCCGTTCCGGGACGAGGTGGAACGCTACGGCCATTACAGCCTGGCGGCAGAGTCGATGTACGACCATCCGTTTCAATGGGGGTCCAAGCGGACCGGACCCGATCTCGCTCGCGTCGGCGACCGCTATTCCAACAGCTGGCACGTCCAGCACCTTACGGACCCACGTTCCGTCGTGCCCGAGTCGATCATGCCGGGCTATGCGTTCCTGAAGGACACGCCGATCGAGGTGAAGGATTTCTCGACGAATCTGGTAGCGAACAGGCGCGTCGGAGTGCCCTACTCCGACGACATGATCTCCCACGCGAACGCCGACCTGATGGCGCAGGCCGATCCCAACGCCGACACATCCGGACTGGAGAGCCGCTATCCGAAAGCCAAGATCGGCGACTTCGACGGCAACCCCCAGCAGGTCACCGAGATGGATGCCCTGGTGGCTTACCTCCAGATGCTCGGCACCTTGGTCGATTTCAGGAATTACGACGAAGCAGCTGGCTACCGCTGAGGAGAGCAACCGATGGAATACAACTTGATGCGGGAGTTCGCCGACAGTTGGGGTCTGCTTGCCATGGCCCTGTTCTTTGTAGGCTGCATTGCTTTCGCGCTTCGTCCGGGTGGCAAAGCGCATGCCGATCACGCCGCACGGATTCCTCTTAAGGACGATTGATCATGAGCAGCGAGCATGTCGACGAAATCTCGGGCGTGACGACGACCGGCCACGAATGGGACGGGATCAGGGAGCTCAACAATCCCCTGCCGCGCTGGTGGGTGATCACCTTCTACGTCACCATCGCCTGGGCGCTGGCCTACACGATTGCCTATCCCGCCTGGCCGATGCTGAGTTCCGCAACCAAGGGCGTTCTGGGCTTTTCCAGCCGCAATGACGTCAAGAACGAAATGGCCGCGGCTGAAGCCGGCAAGGCCAAATACCTCGCGGCAATGCAGTCTAAAACCGTTTCGGAAATTGCCTCGGACGATGCGTTGCGCGAGTTCGCCGTCGCGGCCGGCGGCGCGGCATTCAAGGTCAACTGCGTGCAGTGCCACGGCTCCGGCGCGCAAGGGTCGACAGGGTTTCCGAACCTGAACGATGACGATTGGCTTTGGGGCGGCAAGACGGAGCAGATCCAGCAGACGATCACGCACGGCATCCGTTTCGCCTCGGACGCCGATACCCGTCAGTCGGAGATGCCCGCCTTCCTCGATGTGCTCAAGCCCGAGCAGATCGCGCAGGTCAGCGCCTTCGTGGCCAGCCTTTCCGGGCCGGTACAGGACAAAACCCTGATCGAGCCCGGCACCAAGGTTTTCGCGGACAATTGTGCCGCCTGCCATGGCGAGAACGCAAAGGGCAACCGGGAACTCGGGGCACCCGATCTCACCGATGCGATCTGGCTTCACGGTTCCGGCGAAGCCGCGAT
It encodes:
- a CDS encoding Crp/Fnr family transcriptional regulator — protein: MAARQDARQADVPAICKSCEARQGGLCGALNARQLAELAKASSRHEVLAGTELHDEGTYSNLLSGVVKLTRNLSDGRQQIVGFHFAPDFLGRPFEAKRPIKAEALTNVALCSFPRTIIDRMTSEEPELGRLLLRRALNELDEARDWMAALGRKTASEKVASFLLMFARNIDPSKHPADPISFDLPLTRGEIADFLGLTIETVSREFSRLRVDGAIRIANKRHISLASTARIEERCGN
- the ccoN gene encoding cytochrome-c oxidase, cbb3-type subunit I — its product is MKFGTEIVLLSLFAFGALVAAGFGVDVPFRQHMWVLFFAVAGFTAILLRNTDFKPAAPIDPSAYMDGPIRYGAIATVFWGVVGMLVGVIIALQLAYPHLNIEPWFNFGRLRPVHTSGVVFAFGGNALICTSLYVVQRTCRARLFGGNLAWFVFWGYQLFIVMAATGYLLGITESREYAEPEWYVDIWLTVVWVAYLILFLGTILKRKEPHIYVANWFYLAFIVTIAMLHVVNNLSMPASLLGSKSYSAFSGVQDALTQWWYGHNAVGFFLTAGFLGMMYYFVPKQVNRPVYSYRLSIIHFWALIFLYIWAGPHHLHYTALPDWAQTLGMVFSIMLWMPSWGGMINGLMTLSGAWDKIRTDPIVRMMVAAIAFYGMSTFEGPMMSIKTVNSLSHYTDWTIGHVHSGALGWVGLITFGAIYHMVPKLWNRERLYSLRLVTWHFWLATLGIVVYAAVMWVSGIMQGLMWREYDEQGFLVYSFAETVAAMHPYYVMRAAGGAMYLAGMLVMAWNVTMTIRGYQREEQPLPGSAPVLQPAE
- the ccoP gene encoding cytochrome-c oxidase, cbb3-type subunit III; translated protein: MSSEHVDEISGVTTTGHEWDGIRELNNPLPRWWVITFYVTIAWALAYTIAYPAWPMLSSATKGVLGFSSRNDVKNEMAAAEAGKAKYLAAMQSKTVSEIASDDALREFAVAAGGAAFKVNCVQCHGSGAQGSTGFPNLNDDDWLWGGKTEQIQQTITHGIRFASDADTRQSEMPAFLDVLKPEQIAQVSAFVASLSGPVQDKTLIEPGTKVFADNCAACHGENAKGNRELGAPDLTDAIWLHGSGEAAIASQVRAPKNGVMPAWVGRLGETTVKELAVYVHSLGGGE
- a CDS encoding cbb3-type cytochrome oxidase subunit 3; protein product: MEYNLMREFADSWGLLAMALFFVGCIAFALRPGGKAHADHAARIPLKDD
- the ccoO gene encoding cytochrome-c oxidase, cbb3-type subunit II, whose protein sequence is MGLMDKHALIEKNATLLLVGSLLVVTVGGIVEIAPLFYLDNTIEKVDGMRPYSPLELAGRNIYVREGCYLCHSQMIRPFRDEVERYGHYSLAAESMYDHPFQWGSKRTGPDLARVGDRYSNSWHVQHLTDPRSVVPESIMPGYAFLKDTPIEVKDFSTNLVANRRVGVPYSDDMISHANADLMAQADPNADTSGLESRYPKAKIGDFDGNPQQVTEMDALVAYLQMLGTLVDFRNYDEAAGYR